One Danio aesculapii chromosome 22, fDanAes4.1, whole genome shotgun sequence genomic window carries:
- the vcam1b gene encoding vascular cell adhesion protein 1b, with the protein MDSAFLLTLLLPVAVVSHMLELPRSVLFKVGDRNELRCSMLSCPEKVKFVWTALEDKPIFATPKTGDKETVLIFDNVMKNHANAIMCRATCGKETKELITEVKVYSFPRNPVLSGYDHLIMGKENVLSCEVSSVYPSEYLDVEWIYENRVVYSTSGDFEKDAVSIPYTITPSSEDDGKAITCRASLNIEGVPPEEKTKETSRHIKVLSAPHNVNVSGETAVSLGSSLTLTCKAEGNPKPAFTWTALKPDGQSVELGKQRDLFVHNVSLSDAGTYQCNVSNVLGNQIVNVSVDVQAPPVETHIVASPQSSLKEGDSVTIFCKSSGVPVTRVVLSKRVDGVDSELKAKEGAETSVTLDSVKLSDTGMFVCEAFNEYGSQRTTLNLHVEAHLLEVELQPNDTIVSDRGSSLVFSCLASGCPHPKFSWKNLLNMPIHRQPKTDGFLSQLLFDPVEVEDEGTYLCEVTCGSIKKSKQTEVKVFSFATSPIVKSTGPSLTGEMMKLTCTIRDVFPVNLFQILWIDGEREIWREESQSFSSGSTDLTSVYSFQVDTEDQDKHITCKVLLDMYGVPPSQVVKTASTTLSIHYPPRATRIIASPLTKLKEGEPVSFSCLSDSFPVGRMVLSRVVDGIQTELKTIDGVETSFTLPSVMLDDAGIYVCEAFNIYGNHSDSVEITVKAPPRNTTVEIFPSTNVQEGQNITICCRSVSFPPPAVVLSKLDSETNIYSLDGVFILMNLTPNDTGLYQVNVTNDLGYETEVFNINVIEKRLDSPLGWTDFLTLAIFLGGAAALLGLVLYVWRERKKGFYDLTKGII; encoded by the exons ATGGATTCAGCTTTCTTGCTGACTTTGCTTTTGCCAGTTGCAG TTGTTTCCCACATGCTAGAGCTGCCGCGCAGTGTTCTATTCAAAGTGGGCGACAGGAATGAGTTGAGATGCAGCATGCTATCTTGCCCAGAGAAAGTGAAGTTTGTTTGGACCGCGTTAGAAGACAAACCGATTTTTGCTACTCCAAAGACGGGGGATAAAGAAACTGTGCTGATCTTTGACAATGTGATGAAGAATCACGCCAATGCCATAATGTGCAGAGCTACCTGTGGAAAGGAGACGAAAGAATTGATAACAGAGGTTAAAGTTTACT CTTTTCCAAGAAACCCAGTTTTATCAGGATATGATCACTTGATAATGGGCAAGGAAAACGTTTTGTCCTGCGAAGTGTCTTCTGTGTACCCGTCAGAGTACCTTGATGTGGAGTGGATATATGAAAACAGGGTTGTTTATAGTACGAGTGGAGACTTTGAAAAAGATGCTGTATCCATTCCTTACACAATTACACCTTCAAGCGAGGATGATGGAAAGGCAATCACTTGCAGAGCATCCCTCAATATTGAAGGTGTACCACCCGAAGAGAAGACCAAGGAGACGTCTAGACACATCAAAGTACTTT CTGCACCGCATAACGTTAATGTATCTGGAGAGACTGCAGTCTCACTGGGATCCAGTTTAACTTTGACCTGTAAGGCTGAAGGCAATCCAAAGCCTGCTTTTACATGGACGGCTCTTAAACCAGATGGCCAATCTGTTGAACTGGGAAAACAGCGAGATCTCTTCGTGCATAATGTGTCCTTATCAGATGCTGGAACTTACCAGTGTAATGTTAGTAACGTCTTGGGAAACCAGATAGTCAATGTTTCAGTGGACGTTCAAG CACCTCCTGTGGAAACTCACATTGTAGCAAGTCCACAATCAAGTCTGAAGGAAGGAGACTCCGTAACCATTTTCTGCAAGTCCAGTGGAGTTCCTGTGACACGTGTGGTTCTTAGCAAGAGGGTGGATGGTGTAGATTCTGAACTAAAGGCCAAAGAAGGAGCTGAAACATCAGTTACCCTCGACTCAGTCAAGCTATCCGACACAGGCATGTTTGTTTGCGAGGCTTTCAATGAGTACGGCAGTCAGAGGACCACTCTTAATCTACACGTTGAGG CTCATTTGCTGGAAGTGGAGCTACAACCAAATGACAcaattgtgtcggacagaggctCCAGTTTGGTGTTTTCTTGTCTGGCTTCAGGTTGCCCTCATCCCAAGTTTTCCTGGAAGAATCTTTTAAATATGCCAATCCACAGGCAGCCTAAAACCGATGGCTTCCTGTCCCAGCTGCTCTTTGATCCGGTGGAGGTGGAGGATGAGGGAACTTACCTCTGTGAGGTCACATGTGGCTCTATTAAGAAGTCCAAGCAGACGGAAGTGAAGGTGTTTT CATTTGCAACAAGTCCTATCGTAAAAAGTACTGGACCTTCTCTGACAGGAGAGATGATGAAATTGACCTGCACTATTCGAGACGTTTTTCCAGTCAACCTTTTCCAAATCCTGTGGATTGATGGAGAAAGAGAAATCTGGAGAGAGGAATCTCAGTCATTTTCAAGTGGATCAACAGATCTGACTTCGGTTTATTCTTTCCAAGTAGACACCGAAGACCAGGACAAACACATCACCTGCAAGGTCTTGCTGGACATGTATGGTGTGCCACCTTCACAAGTAGTGAAGACTGCATCTACTACATTGTCCATTCACT ATCCCCCCAGAGCCACAAGGATTATTGCCAGTCCACTGACAAAGTTGAAGGAGGGAGAACCTGTGAGCTTTTCTTGCCTTTCTGACAGCTTTCCAGTAGGGCGTATGGTGCTAAGCAGGGTTGTAGATGGCATACAAACAGAGCTAAAGACCATTGATGGGGTTGAAACTTCATTTACCCTACCTTCGGTTATGCTAGATGATGCTGGCATCTACGTTTGTGAAGCTTTTAATATTTATGGGAATCACAGCGACAGTGTGGAAATTACCGTGAAAG CGCCTCCCAGGAACACGACAGTGGAGATCTTCCCATCCACAAATGTTCAGGAGGGGCAGAATATCACCATCTGTTGTCGCTCCGTGAGTTTCCCTCCACCTGCGGTGGTCCTCAGCAAGCTGGATAGTGAGACAAACATCTACTCCCTTGATGGGGTCTTTATACTAATGAACCTTACTCCAAACGACACAGGCCTATATCAGGTCAATGTCACAAATGACCTGGGTTACGAAACGGAGGTTTTCAATATCAATGTGATAG AGAAAAGATTGGACTCTCCATTGGGTTGGACAGACTTTTTAACCCTAGCCATTTTCTTAGGAGGTGCTGCTGCTCTGCTTGGTCTTGTGCTGTATGTgtggagagaaagaaagaaggggTTTTATGATCTTACGAAGGGCATTATATAG
- the gpr88 gene encoding probable G-protein coupled receptor 88 — MPNDTDVPLLVCELGRGSRISLATVYSFMCVLGTVLNLLVIYLVVTFKKLRTASNAFIVNGCVADLLVCAFWMPHEAVATSTGTLLVVGYQAFKEALLFLGITVSLLSHSLIAVNRYVLITKTPAVYQSLYQKRNTEWMIAGSWLVSLGSLFPWLTSFRYPTKSCHDSADGSFAVVSVLSSRFAAGTLAFTIIGQTLVVVYCYFKIFRRVQISVKRVSILNFQIVNNLPYSFPRKDKRLGFYVLAVCFIFIFTTEPLFWVLVAGLFVPVSVALWTSTWIVFCTIFVSNPFLYTWKNEEFRKSFRSVMRGDFLRGSTVGVEPITINTISHIFPRQNSRRAFLGEMN; from the coding sequence ATGCCAAACGACACAGACGTGCCGCTACTGGTGTGTGAATTGGGACGCGGATCTCGCATCTCTCTCGCCACCGTCTATTCCTTCATGTGCGTTCTGGGAACCGTCCTCAATCTCCTGGTCATCTATTTAGTGGTCACGTTCAAGAAGCTCCGCACAGCCAGCAATGCGTTCATAGTCAACGGCTGTGTGGCAGATCTGCTGGTCTGTGCTTTTTGGATGCCCCATGAAGCGGTGGCCACTTCCACAGGGACTCTTTTAGTGGTGGGTTACCAGGCATTCAAGGAAGCCCTGCTGTTTTTGGGAATCACCGTGTCGCTGCTTTCGCATTCTCTTATTGCAGTCAACAGGTACGTTCTGATCACCAAAACACCTGCTGTGTATCAAAGTCTCTATCAGAAGAGAAACACAGAATGGATGATTGCAGGATCATGGCTCGTCTCTTTGGGCTCCCTGTTCCCTTGGCTCACGTCTTTTCGGTATCCGACGAAAAGTTGTCACGACTCTGCCGACGGATCTTTCGCAGTCGTGTCCGTTTTGTCCAGTCGTTTCGCGGCTGGGACTTTGGCGTTCACCATCATCGGACAGACTCTTGTGGTGGTTTATTGCTACTTTAAAATCTTCCGTCGTGTGCAAATAAGCGTGAAGAGGGTTAGCATTTTAAATTTCCAAATCGTGAACAATCTGCCTTATTCGTTCCCTAGAAAGGACAAGCGACTCGGGTTTTATGTCCTTGCGGTgtgttttatctttattttcaCAACCGAACCCCTTTTTTGGGTTCTCGTTGCTGGATTGTTCGTCCCAGTGTCTGTCGCACTTTGGACTTCGACTTGGATTGTGTTTTGCACCATATTTGTTTCCAATCCGTTCCTGTACACGTGGAAGAACGAGGAGTTTCGGAAGTCCTTCAGGTCGGTGATGAGAGGAGATTTCTTGCGGGGGTCCACGGTTGGAGTCGAGCCCATCACGATCAATACTATTTCTCATATCTTTCCCAGACAAAACAGCCGAAGGGCGTTTCTGGGGGAGATGAACTGA